One region of Enterobacter ludwigii genomic DNA includes:
- a CDS encoding extracellular solute-binding protein: MLMRFMLLMLAFTSLSSQAQAIKENIAFAVIGEPKYAVNFTHFDYVNPAAPKGGKVTLSATGTFDNFNRYALRGVAAARTESLYDTLFVTSDDEPGSYYPLIADNVRYADNFAWAEISINPRARFHDGSPVKASDVAFTFHKFMTEGVPQFRIVYKGASVRAIAPLTVRIELSEPNKENMLSLFSLPVMPQSFWKDHKLSDPLSTPPLAGGPYRITDWRMGQYVVYSRVKDYWAANLPVNRGRWNFDTLRYDYYLDDNVAFEAFKAGAFDLRVESNAKNWATRYIGKNFAKGYIVKDEHKNESAQDTRWLAFNIQRPVFNDRRVREAISLAFDFEWMNKALFYGAYSRANSYFQNTEYAARDYPKADELVLLAPLKAEVPAEVFTSVFQPPVSNGDGYDRANLLKASKLLEDAGWPLKNQKRVDAKTGKPLSFELLLSSGGNDQWVLPFKHNLERLGVTMNIRQVDNAQITNRMRSRDYDMMQRLWPAQPWPSSDLQISWASSYIDSSYNAPGVKSPAIDALIAKIVAAQGDKEKLLPLGRALDRVLTWNYYMLPMWYMGEDRLARWDKFSVPAVRPVYSLGFDTWWYDVNKAARLPAERR; this comes from the coding sequence ATGCTTATGCGCTTTATGTTGCTGATGTTGGCATTCACGAGCCTGTCCAGCCAGGCGCAAGCCATCAAAGAAAATATCGCCTTCGCGGTGATTGGCGAGCCGAAATACGCGGTCAATTTTACACATTTCGATTACGTCAACCCAGCCGCCCCCAAAGGTGGGAAGGTAACACTTTCCGCCACGGGAACGTTCGACAACTTCAACCGCTACGCCCTGCGTGGCGTGGCGGCCGCGCGAACGGAATCACTTTACGATACGCTTTTTGTCACGTCTGATGATGAGCCCGGCAGCTACTATCCACTGATTGCCGATAACGTGCGTTACGCGGATAACTTTGCCTGGGCTGAAATCTCGATAAACCCTCGGGCACGTTTTCACGATGGTTCACCGGTTAAGGCCAGTGACGTCGCGTTCACCTTTCACAAATTTATGACTGAAGGCGTGCCCCAATTCCGCATCGTGTACAAAGGCGCATCCGTCAGAGCCATTGCGCCGCTCACCGTACGCATCGAGCTGAGCGAACCCAACAAAGAGAATATGCTCAGCCTGTTCTCACTGCCGGTGATGCCTCAATCGTTCTGGAAAGATCACAAACTGAGCGACCCGCTCTCTACTCCCCCTCTGGCAGGTGGTCCTTACCGCATTACCGACTGGCGCATGGGGCAATATGTGGTCTATTCCCGCGTCAAAGACTACTGGGCCGCAAATCTGCCAGTTAACCGCGGGCGCTGGAATTTCGACACCCTTCGTTATGATTACTACCTCGACGATAACGTGGCATTTGAAGCATTTAAAGCCGGTGCCTTCGATCTGCGCGTCGAGAGCAACGCCAAAAACTGGGCCACGCGGTATATCGGGAAAAATTTCGCGAAAGGTTACATCGTTAAAGATGAGCACAAAAATGAGTCCGCCCAGGACACCCGCTGGCTGGCATTTAATATTCAGCGTCCGGTGTTTAATGACCGCCGGGTACGGGAAGCGATTTCCCTGGCCTTTGATTTTGAGTGGATGAACAAAGCGCTCTTTTACGGTGCCTACAGCCGTGCGAACAGCTATTTTCAGAACACGGAATATGCCGCGCGCGACTACCCGAAAGCTGACGAGCTGGTCCTGCTGGCACCGCTGAAAGCGGAAGTACCCGCGGAAGTGTTCACCTCGGTGTTTCAGCCGCCCGTGTCGAACGGTGACGGCTACGACCGCGCCAACCTGCTGAAAGCCAGCAAGCTGCTGGAGGACGCGGGCTGGCCCCTGAAGAATCAAAAGCGTGTTGATGCCAAAACGGGTAAGCCTCTCAGCTTTGAGCTGCTGCTTTCATCCGGGGGCAACGATCAGTGGGTACTGCCGTTTAAGCACAACCTTGAGCGGCTGGGCGTTACCATGAACATTCGTCAGGTTGATAACGCGCAGATTACCAATCGCATGCGCAGCCGTGATTACGACATGATGCAGCGCTTGTGGCCCGCACAGCCGTGGCCAAGCTCCGATCTGCAAATTTCATGGGCCTCCAGCTACATCGACTCCTCATATAATGCCCCGGGGGTGAAAAGCCCGGCGATTGATGCACTGATTGCAAAAATAGTGGCGGCGCAAGGCGATAAAGAAAAACTCCTGCCGCTCGGACGGGCGCTCGACAGGGTCTTAACCTGGAACTACTACATGCTGCCGATGTGGTATATGGGCGAAGATCGTCTTGCTCGCTGGGACAAGTTCTCCGTGCCTGCCGTACGCCCTGTCTATTCACTGGGCTTTGATACCTGGTGGTATGACGTCAACAAAGCCGCCAGACTCCCCGCTGAGCGACGCTAA
- a CDS encoding microcin C ABC transporter permease YejB, which produces MGAYLIRRLLLVIPTLWAIITINFFIVQIAPGGPVDQAIAAIEFGNSGGMPGGGGEGMGASHARTGVGNISESHYRGGRGLDPEVIAEITHRYGFDKPIHERYFKMLWDYIRFDFGDSLFRSASVLTLIKQSLPVSITLGLWGTLIIYLVSIPLGIRKAVYNGSRFDIWSSTFIIIGYAIPAFLFAVLLIVFFAGGSYFDIFPLRGLVSADFSTLPWYQKITDYLWHITLPVLATVIGGFAALTMLTKNAFLDEIRKQYVVTARAKGVSEKQIMWKHVFRNAMLLVIAGFPATFISMFFTGSLLIEVMFSLNGLGLLGYEATVSRDYPVMFGTLYIFTLIGLLLNIVSDISYTLVDPRIDFEGR; this is translated from the coding sequence ATGGGTGCCTATCTTATCCGCCGTCTGCTGTTGGTCATCCCGACCCTGTGGGCCATCATCACGATTAACTTTTTTATCGTGCAAATCGCGCCTGGCGGCCCGGTTGATCAGGCTATTGCCGCTATCGAGTTTGGTAATAGCGGCGGTATGCCAGGCGGCGGCGGTGAAGGAATGGGCGCGAGCCATGCGCGAACCGGCGTAGGGAATATCAGTGAAAGTCATTATCGCGGTGGGCGTGGACTGGATCCTGAAGTGATCGCCGAGATCACCCACCGCTATGGCTTTGACAAACCCATTCACGAGCGCTATTTCAAAATGCTCTGGGACTATATTCGCTTTGATTTCGGCGATAGCCTGTTTCGCAGTGCATCAGTCTTAACATTGATTAAGCAAAGCCTGCCAGTGTCCATTACGCTGGGGTTATGGGGAACGTTGATTATCTACCTGGTCTCGATTCCGCTCGGGATCCGTAAAGCCGTTTATAACGGCAGCCGTTTCGATATCTGGAGTAGCACGTTCATCATCATCGGTTATGCCATCCCGGCGTTTCTGTTTGCCGTCCTGCTGATTGTTTTTTTTGCCGGGGGGAGTTATTTCGATATCTTTCCGCTGCGAGGGTTAGTCTCCGCTGATTTCAGTACCCTGCCGTGGTACCAGAAAATCACCGACTATCTCTGGCATATCACGCTACCGGTTCTGGCAACGGTTATTGGCGGGTTTGCGGCTCTGACCATGCTGACCAAAAACGCCTTTCTTGATGAAATTCGAAAACAGTACGTCGTCACGGCCCGCGCCAAGGGCGTAAGCGAGAAGCAGATTATGTGGAAGCACGTATTCCGCAACGCCATGCTGCTGGTCATTGCCGGATTTCCTGCCACGTTCATCAGTATGTTTTTTACCGGTTCACTGCTGATCGAGGTGATGTTCTCACTCAACGGTCTGGGCCTGCTGGGCTATGAAGCCACCGTCTCGCGCGATTATCCGGTGATGTTTGGCACACTCTACATTTTCACCCTGATTGGCCTGCTGCTGAATATCGTCAGTGATATCAGCTATACGCTGGTTGATCCCCGAATTGATTTTGAGGGCCGCTAA
- a CDS encoding ABC transporter permease, with amino-acid sequence MSRLSPVNQARWARFRHNRRGYWSLWIFAVLFILSMCSELIANDKPLLVHFNDRWYVPVLANYSESDFGGPFATPAEYQDPWLRQQIEQHGWAIWAPVRFGANSINFATTTPFPSPPSAQNWLGTDANGGDVLARILYGTRISLLFGLMLTLFSSVMGVVAGAVQGYYGGKIDLWGQRVIEVWSGMPTLFLIILLSSVVQPNFWWLLGITVLFGWMALVGVVRAEFLRTRNFDYIRAAQALGVSDRGIIFRHMLPNAVVATLTFLPFILCSSITTLTSLDFLGFGLPLGSPSLGELLLQGKNNLQAPWLGITAFLSVAVLLSLLIFIGEAVRDAFDPNKAV; translated from the coding sequence ATGTCGCGTTTAAGCCCCGTAAACCAGGCCCGCTGGGCCCGTTTTCGCCACAACCGCCGCGGCTACTGGTCACTGTGGATTTTTGCCGTGTTGTTTATTTTAAGCATGTGCTCTGAGTTGATTGCCAACGACAAGCCTTTGCTGGTGCATTTTAACGACCGCTGGTATGTACCGGTTCTCGCTAATTACAGTGAAAGCGATTTTGGTGGCCCGTTTGCAACGCCTGCGGAGTATCAGGACCCGTGGCTTCGCCAGCAAATTGAGCAACATGGCTGGGCTATCTGGGCACCGGTGCGTTTTGGCGCAAACAGCATTAACTTTGCCACCACAACGCCCTTCCCTTCCCCACCCTCCGCGCAAAACTGGCTGGGAACGGATGCCAACGGTGGCGATGTCCTGGCGCGCATCCTTTATGGCACACGGATATCGCTCCTCTTTGGACTTATGCTGACGCTTTTTTCCAGTGTGATGGGGGTCGTGGCCGGCGCGGTTCAGGGCTATTACGGTGGAAAAATAGACCTGTGGGGCCAGCGTGTTATTGAAGTCTGGTCAGGCATGCCGACGCTGTTTCTGATCATCCTGCTTTCGAGTGTGGTACAGCCAAACTTCTGGTGGCTGTTAGGTATCACCGTACTCTTCGGCTGGATGGCGCTGGTGGGTGTCGTGCGGGCGGAATTTCTGCGCACCCGCAACTTCGACTATATTCGCGCCGCGCAGGCGCTGGGCGTGAGCGACCGCGGGATTATTTTCCGCCATATGCTGCCTAACGCCGTGGTGGCCACGCTTACCTTCCTGCCGTTTATTCTGTGCAGCTCCATCACCACCCTCACCTCGCTGGATTTTCTTGGCTTCGGGTTACCACTGGGTTCCCCGTCGCTCGGCGAGCTTCTGTTACAAGGCAAGAACAACCTGCAGGCGCCGTGGCTGGGTATTACCGCCTTTCTTTCTGTGGCCGTGCTGCTTTCGTTGCTGATTTTTATTGGCGAAGCCGTGCGCGATGCCTTCGATCCTAATAAGGCGGTATAA
- the yejF gene encoding microcin C ABC transporter ATP-binding protein YejF: MTQPLLSIDNLSIAFSTQGEMRTVVTDLSLQIQRGETLALVGESGSGKSVSALSILRLLPSPPVSYPQGDILFHGNSLLHADEHTLRAIRGNKIAMIFQEPMVSLNPLHSLEKQLYEVLSLHRGMRKEAARGEILDCLERTGIRNAAKRLNDFPHQLSGGERQRVMIAMALLTRPELLIADEPTTALDVTVQAQILTLLRELRDELNMSLLFITHNLSIVKKLADSVAVMQNGRCVEQNIASTLLNAPQHPYTQRLLDSEPSGDPVPLSADSVPLLRVEDLSVSFPIRKGILRRVVDQNPVLKNIRFSLRPGESLGLVGESGSGKSTTGLALLRLIASQGEILFDNMPLHRWNRRQMLPVRPRMQVVFQDPNSSLNPRLSVLQIVEEGLRVHQPSLNAQQREQEVMRVMNEVGLDPDTRHRYPAEFSGGQRQRIAIARALILKPELIILDEPTSSLDRTVQAQILKLLKGLQEKHRLAYIFISHDLQVVRALCHQVIVLRQGEVVEQGECQRVFTAPTQSYTRQLLSAD, from the coding sequence ATGACGCAGCCCCTTCTCAGTATTGATAACCTGTCGATTGCTTTTTCAACACAGGGTGAGATGCGTACCGTCGTCACCGACCTGTCACTCCAGATACAGCGCGGTGAAACGTTGGCACTGGTGGGTGAGTCAGGTTCAGGCAAGAGCGTCTCAGCTCTCTCCATCCTGCGTCTGCTGCCCTCTCCGCCCGTGAGTTACCCGCAAGGCGACATTCTTTTTCACGGCAACTCGCTGTTGCATGCTGACGAACATACCTTGCGCGCAATCCGCGGTAATAAGATTGCCATGATTTTCCAGGAACCGATGGTTTCTCTTAACCCCCTTCACAGCCTGGAAAAACAGCTCTATGAAGTCCTGTCCCTACACCGAGGTATGCGCAAAGAAGCCGCACGCGGGGAAATTCTGGACTGCCTTGAACGAACCGGCATACGCAATGCAGCCAAACGGCTGAATGATTTTCCGCACCAGCTCTCCGGCGGCGAGCGCCAGCGCGTGATGATTGCCATGGCCCTGCTCACGCGCCCCGAACTGTTAATTGCTGATGAACCTACAACGGCACTGGACGTGACGGTGCAGGCGCAAATTTTGACGCTGCTGCGCGAGTTGCGTGACGAGCTGAACATGAGTTTGCTGTTTATCACGCACAACCTGAGTATTGTGAAAAAGTTGGCCGACAGCGTTGCGGTGATGCAAAACGGGCGATGTGTCGAGCAGAATATCGCATCCACGCTGTTAAACGCGCCACAACACCCGTATACCCAGCGTCTGCTCGACAGTGAGCCCTCTGGCGACCCGGTTCCTCTGTCAGCTGACAGCGTACCGCTGTTGCGTGTTGAGGATTTGTCCGTCTCGTTTCCCATTCGCAAAGGAATTCTGCGGCGCGTCGTCGACCAGAATCCGGTGTTGAAAAATATCCGCTTCTCTCTGCGCCCGGGGGAATCTCTGGGACTGGTAGGTGAATCCGGTTCGGGTAAAAGCACCACCGGCCTGGCGCTGCTGCGTTTAATCGCTTCTCAGGGCGAGATCCTCTTTGACAATATGCCGCTGCATCGGTGGAACCGACGCCAGATGCTCCCGGTGCGCCCCCGTATGCAGGTGGTATTTCAGGACCCCAACTCCTCGCTTAACCCACGGCTCAGCGTGTTACAGATCGTTGAAGAGGGTCTGCGTGTTCATCAGCCCAGCCTGAATGCCCAACAACGGGAACAGGAGGTCATGCGGGTCATGAACGAAGTGGGCTTAGATCCCGATACCCGTCACCGCTATCCGGCAGAATTCTCCGGCGGGCAGCGTCAGCGTATCGCTATTGCCCGTGCGCTGATCCTGAAACCGGAACTGATTATTCTGGATGAACCGACGTCTTCGCTGGACAGAACCGTCCAGGCGCAGATCCTGAAACTGCTCAAGGGGTTACAGGAAAAACACCGGCTGGCCTATATCTTTATCAGCCATGATTTACAGGTGGTTCGGGCGCTATGCCATCAGGTGATTGTGTTGAGACAGGGAGAAGTGGTCGAACAGGGGGAGTGCCAGCGCGTATTTACTGCGCCAACGCAGAGTTACACGCGCCAGCTGCTTTCAGCAGACTAG
- a CDS encoding YejG family protein: MNTLQLSIVHRLPQSYRWSAGFAGLKVEPIPQSAADCDNCLVALKLLSPSDENAWPVMERLSQALTDIEVDSSVLECEGEPCLFVKSQDEFAATCRLKNFGVAIAEPFSGQYPF, from the coding sequence GTGAATACATTACAACTCTCCATTGTCCATCGCTTGCCCCAGAGCTATCGCTGGTCAGCGGGTTTTGCAGGTTTGAAAGTTGAACCGATTCCGCAAAGTGCCGCGGACTGCGATAATTGTCTGGTTGCGCTCAAATTGCTTAGCCCGAGCGACGAAAACGCATGGCCGGTTATGGAACGCTTAAGCCAGGCGTTGACGGATATCGAAGTAGACAGCTCTGTACTGGAGTGCGAAGGTGAGCCGTGCCTGTTTGTTAAAAGCCAGGATGAGTTTGCCGCGACCTGCCGTCTGAAAAATTTTGGCGTTGCTATTGCGGAGCCTTTCTCTGGCCAGTATCCATTCTGA
- a CDS encoding Bcr/CflA family multidrug efflux MFS transporter: MTTRPHSSFKIVFILGLLAMLMPLSIDMYLPALPVIAAQFGVPAGSAQMTLSTYILGFALGQLFYGPMADSLGRKPVILGGTLVFAAAAVACALAQTIDHLIIMRFFHGLAAAAASVVINALMRDIYPKEEFSRMMSFVMLVTTIAPLVAPMAGGAVLVWFSWHAIFWILALAALLASAMIFFFIDETLPVERRQKFHIRTTIGNFASLFRHKRVLSYMLASGFSFAGMFSFLNAGPFVYIELNHVSPQHFGYYFALNIVFLFIMTIINSRFVRRVGALNMFRAGLWIQFVMAIWLVVSAFLGVGFWALVVGVAAFVGCVSMVSSNAMAVILDEFPHMAGTASSLAGTFRFGIGAIVGALLSMATFTTAWPMLWAMAFCATSSILFYLYASRPRKTAH, encoded by the coding sequence GTGACCACCAGGCCACACTCGTCGTTCAAAATTGTCTTCATTCTTGGCCTGCTGGCCATGTTGATGCCGCTGTCGATTGATATGTATCTGCCTGCGCTGCCGGTTATTGCCGCGCAGTTTGGCGTACCGGCAGGCAGCGCGCAGATGACACTCAGCACCTATATACTCGGCTTTGCTCTTGGACAGCTGTTTTATGGCCCGATGGCGGATAGCCTGGGACGCAAGCCTGTTATTCTGGGTGGGACGTTGGTCTTTGCGGCCGCGGCAGTTGCCTGTGCGCTGGCTCAGACCATCGATCATCTGATTATCATGCGCTTTTTTCACGGTCTGGCGGCGGCAGCGGCAAGCGTGGTGATTAACGCCCTGATGCGCGATATCTACCCGAAAGAAGAGTTCTCCCGCATGATGTCGTTCGTGATGCTGGTGACGACAATTGCGCCGCTGGTGGCCCCGATGGCGGGTGGTGCGGTGCTGGTGTGGTTTAGCTGGCATGCGATTTTCTGGATCCTGGCGCTGGCCGCGCTGCTGGCCTCCGCGATGATTTTCTTCTTTATTGATGAAACGCTTCCCGTCGAGCGCCGCCAGAAATTCCACATCCGCACCACAATAGGTAACTTCGCCTCACTGTTTCGCCACAAGCGCGTGCTCAGCTATATGTTGGCAAGCGGGTTCAGCTTTGCCGGGATGTTCTCCTTCCTGAACGCCGGGCCGTTTGTCTACATCGAACTGAACCACGTTTCGCCGCAGCACTTCGGCTATTACTTTGCGCTTAACATCGTCTTCCTGTTCATCATGACCATCATCAACAGCCGTTTTGTCCGGCGGGTGGGGGCGCTGAACATGTTCCGCGCCGGGCTGTGGATCCAGTTTGTGATGGCGATCTGGCTGGTGGTGAGCGCGTTTCTGGGCGTGGGCTTCTGGGCGCTGGTAGTGGGTGTGGCGGCTTTTGTCGGCTGCGTGTCGATGGTATCGTCGAATGCGATGGCGGTGATCCTCGATGAATTCCCGCATATGGCGGGAACAGCATCGTCACTGGCAGGAACGTTCCGCTTTGGTATTGGGGCGATTGTCGGGGCGTTGCTTTCTATGGCTACCTTTACGACGGCCTGGCCGATGTTATGGGCGATGGCTTTTTGCGCAACCAGCTCCATACTCTTCTATCTTTACGCCAGTCGACCGCGAAAAACGGCTCACTAA
- the rsuA gene encoding 16S rRNA pseudouridine(516) synthase RsuA has translation MRLDKFIAQQLGVSRAIAGREIRASRVTVDGDIVRDSAFKLQPDHQVEYDGNPLTQQHGPRYFMLNKPEGYVCSTDDPDHPTVLYFLDEPVAHKLHAAGRLDIDTTGLVLMTDDGQWSHRITSPRHHCEKTYLVTLESPVADDTAEQFAKGVQLHNEKDLTKPAVLEVITPTEVRLTISEGRYHQVKRMFAAVGNHVVGLHRERIGAIELDHDLAPGEYRPLTEEEIASVGLPSH, from the coding sequence ATGCGACTTGATAAGTTTATCGCTCAGCAACTCGGCGTAAGCCGCGCTATTGCCGGGCGTGAAATTCGCGCCAGCCGCGTTACCGTGGACGGCGACATTGTGAGAGACAGCGCTTTCAAACTGCAACCGGACCATCAGGTTGAGTATGACGGCAATCCGCTGACCCAGCAGCATGGCCCACGCTATTTCATGCTCAACAAGCCGGAAGGCTATGTCTGTTCAACGGACGATCCGGACCACCCGACAGTACTCTATTTCCTCGACGAACCGGTTGCGCACAAGCTGCATGCCGCTGGTCGCCTGGATATCGACACCACCGGACTGGTACTGATGACTGACGACGGGCAGTGGTCGCACCGTATTACCTCTCCGCGCCATCATTGCGAGAAAACCTATCTGGTGACGCTGGAGTCTCCGGTGGCGGATGACACGGCAGAGCAATTCGCCAAAGGCGTTCAGCTGCATAATGAGAAAGATCTCACCAAACCCGCCGTCCTTGAGGTGATCACCCCGACCGAAGTTCGCCTGACCATCAGCGAAGGGCGATATCATCAGGTAAAACGGATGTTTGCTGCAGTGGGGAACCACGTTGTCGGCCTGCATCGTGAGCGGATTGGTGCGATTGAACTCGATCACGACCTGGCGCCAGGCGAATACCGCCCGTTAACGGAAGAAGAGATCGCCAGCGTCGGTCTGCCTTCGCATTAA
- a CDS encoding DEAD/DEAH box helicase, producing MTFTLRPYQQEAVDATLAWFRKHREPAAIVLPTGAGKSLVIAELARLARGRVLVLAHVKELVAQNHAKYCALGLKADIFAAGLKRKESHGKVVFGSVQSVARNLDLFRSEFSLLIVDECHRISDDDDSQYQQILTHLKEVNPHLRLLGLTATPFRLGKGWIYRYHYHGMVRGDDKALFSDCIYELPLRYMIKHGYLTPPERLDMPVVQYDFSRLQAQSNGLFSEADLNQELKKQKRITPHIISQIEEFAATRKGVMIFAATVEHAREITGLLPSGDAALITGETPGPERDSLIDAFKAQQFRYLVNVSVLTTGFDAPHVDLIAILRPTESVSLYQQIVGRGLRLAPGKTDCLILDYAGNPHDLYTPEVGAPKGKSDNVPVQVFCPACGFANTFWGKTTADGTLIEHFGRRCQGWFEDDEGHREQCDFRFRFKNCPQCNAENDIAARRCRECDTVLVDPDDMLKAALKLKDALVLRCSGMALQPGADEKGEWLKITYYDEDGADVSERFRVQTPAQRTAFEQLFIRPHTRTPGVPLRWITVADIVHQQALLRHPDFVVARKKGQFWQVREKVFDYEGRFRRANELRG from the coding sequence ATGACTTTTACACTTCGTCCCTATCAGCAGGAAGCCGTTGATGCCACCCTCGCGTGGTTCCGTAAACATCGTGAACCTGCGGCTATTGTGCTTCCAACCGGTGCAGGCAAGAGCCTGGTCATCGCCGAACTGGCACGTCTGGCCCGCGGTCGTGTGCTGGTGCTGGCGCACGTCAAAGAACTGGTCGCGCAAAACCATGCCAAATATTGCGCACTCGGGCTGAAAGCCGACATTTTCGCCGCCGGGCTAAAGCGTAAAGAGAGCCACGGTAAAGTGGTCTTTGGCAGCGTGCAGTCGGTGGCCCGCAATCTGGATCTGTTTCGCAGCGAATTTTCGCTGCTGATTGTTGACGAGTGTCACCGCATCAGCGATGACGACGACAGCCAGTATCAGCAAATCCTGACGCACCTGAAAGAAGTGAACCCACACCTGCGCCTGCTGGGCCTGACGGCGACCCCGTTTCGTCTGGGGAAAGGCTGGATCTATCGTTACCATTATCACGGCATGGTGCGCGGTGATGACAAGGCCCTGTTTAGCGACTGCATCTACGAGCTTCCGCTGCGCTACATGATTAAACACGGTTACCTGACGCCGCCTGAACGCCTGGATATGCCGGTGGTGCAGTACGATTTCAGCCGTCTGCAGGCACAGAGCAACGGGTTGTTCAGCGAAGCGGATCTTAACCAGGAGCTGAAAAAGCAAAAGCGCATTACGCCGCACATCATTAGCCAGATTGAGGAGTTCGCCGCGACGCGCAAAGGAGTGATGATCTTCGCCGCCACCGTTGAGCACGCGCGGGAAATTACCGGGTTACTGCCCTCCGGCGACGCGGCATTAATCACTGGCGAGACCCCAGGCCCTGAGCGCGACAGCCTGATTGACGCCTTTAAAGCCCAGCAGTTCCGCTATCTGGTTAACGTGTCGGTACTGACCACCGGCTTTGACGCCCCGCACGTCGACCTGATCGCTATTTTGCGCCCGACCGAATCGGTCAGTCTGTATCAGCAAATTGTTGGCCGCGGCCTGCGTCTGGCGCCGGGTAAAACCGACTGTCTGATTCTGGATTATGCCGGTAACCCGCACGATCTCTATACGCCTGAGGTCGGCGCGCCAAAAGGAAAAAGCGACAACGTGCCGGTACAGGTTTTTTGTCCTGCCTGTGGTTTTGCCAACACCTTCTGGGGTAAAACCACCGCCGACGGCACGCTAATTGAGCATTTTGGCCGCCGCTGTCAGGGCTGGTTTGAAGATGACGAAGGGCATCGCGAGCAGTGCGATTTCCGTTTCCGCTTCAAGAACTGCCCACAATGCAACGCCGAAAATGACATTGCCGCACGCCGCTGCCGGGAATGTGACACGGTACTGGTCGATCCTGACGACATGTTAAAAGCGGCACTGAAGTTAAAAGATGCATTGGTGCTCCGCTGCTCAGGCATGGCACTACAGCCCGGTGCGGATGAAAAAGGCGAGTGGTTAAAAATCACCTACTACGATGAGGACGGGGCGGACGTCAGTGAGCGCTTCAGGGTACAAACTCCCGCTCAACGCACGGCCTTCGAGCAACTCTTTATTCGCCCGCACACCCGTACGCCAGGGGTTCCTCTGCGCTGGATAACCGTGGCCGATATCGTGCACCAGCAGGCGTTACTGCGCCATCCGGATTTTGTTGTTGCTCGCAAGAAAGGCCAGTTCTGGCAGGTCCGTGAGAAGGTCTTTGACTATGAAGGTCGCTTTCGTCGCGCCAACGAATTGCGCGGTTAA
- the rplY gene encoding 50S ribosomal protein L25, giving the protein MFTIEAEVRNVQGKGASRRLRNANKFPAIVYGGEAAPVAIELDHDKLWNLQTKAEFYSEVLTIVVGGKEEKVKVQAVQRHAFKPKLTHIDFVRA; this is encoded by the coding sequence ATGTTTACTATCGAAGCAGAAGTACGTAACGTGCAGGGTAAGGGTGCGAGCCGCCGCCTGCGTAACGCTAACAAGTTCCCGGCTATCGTTTACGGTGGCGAAGCTGCTCCAGTTGCAATCGAACTGGATCACGACAAACTGTGGAACCTGCAGACCAAAGCTGAATTCTATAGCGAAGTTCTGACCATCGTTGTTGGCGGTAAAGAAGAAAAAGTGAAAGTTCAGGCTGTTCAGCGTCACGCGTTCAAGCCAAAACTGACTCACATCGACTTCGTTCGCGCGTAA